Proteins found in one Kineosporia sp. NBRC 101731 genomic segment:
- a CDS encoding ankyrin repeat domain-containing protein: protein MIDALRETDEFGRSPLHYAAADGDAAEVARLLAEGADPSQPDAVRFTPLHFAAQEQHPEVIALLIAAGSATTATDRWGNTPLWRAIFTAHGQRAAANALLAHGADPDAANSTGISPRRLAQRMGLGELTSTRVTSSPPTGSFALPRQRD, encoded by the coding sequence ATGATCGATGCTCTCCGCGAAACCGACGAGTTCGGGCGTTCCCCGCTCCACTACGCCGCTGCTGACGGCGATGCCGCCGAGGTGGCGCGTCTCCTGGCCGAGGGTGCCGACCCGAGCCAGCCCGACGCTGTCCGCTTCACACCGCTGCACTTCGCCGCCCAGGAGCAGCACCCCGAGGTGATCGCCCTGCTGATCGCCGCCGGGTCCGCCACCACGGCGACCGACCGCTGGGGCAACACCCCTCTGTGGCGCGCGATCTTCACCGCGCACGGGCAGCGCGCGGCCGCGAACGCCTTGCTGGCCCACGGCGCCGACCCGGACGCCGCCAACTCCACCGGCATCAGCCCGCGCCGCCTCGCGCAGCGCATGGGCCTGGGCGAGCTGACCAGCACCCGGGTCACCAGCAGCCCGCCCACCGGTTCGTTCGCCCTCCC
- the recA gene encoding recombinase RecA yields MPAPADREKALEAALAQIDRQFGKGSVMRLGDDTRPPIEIIPTGSIALDIALGIGGLPRGRVVEIYGPESSGKTTVALHAVASAQRAGGIAAFIDAEHALDPSYAEKLGVDTDALLVSQPDTGEQALEIADMLVRSGALDIIVIDSVAALVPKAEIEGEMGDSHVGLQARLMSQALRKITGALNNSGTTAIFINQLREKIGVMFGSPETTTGGKALKFYASVRLDVRRIETLKDGTDAVGNRTRVKVVKNKMSPPFKQAEFDIIYGQGISREGGLIDMGVEHSFIRKSGAWYTYEGDQLGQGKENARGFLRDNPDLANELEKKIKEKLGVGAKVDAPAEVAVSF; encoded by the coding sequence ATGCCCGCTCCCGCGGACCGTGAAAAGGCTCTCGAAGCCGCTCTTGCCCAGATCGACCGGCAGTTCGGCAAGGGCTCGGTGATGCGTCTCGGCGACGACACGCGTCCCCCCATCGAGATCATTCCGACCGGCTCCATCGCGCTCGACATCGCCCTCGGCATCGGTGGTCTGCCGCGTGGCCGGGTGGTCGAGATCTACGGCCCGGAATCATCCGGTAAGACGACCGTGGCCCTGCACGCCGTGGCCAGCGCCCAGCGCGCCGGGGGTATCGCCGCCTTCATCGACGCCGAGCACGCCCTCGACCCGTCCTACGCGGAGAAGCTCGGCGTCGACACCGACGCCCTGCTGGTCTCCCAGCCCGACACCGGTGAGCAGGCGCTGGAGATCGCGGACATGCTGGTCCGATCCGGTGCGCTCGACATCATCGTCATCGACTCCGTCGCGGCCCTGGTGCCGAAGGCTGAGATCGAGGGCGAGATGGGTGACAGCCACGTCGGTCTGCAGGCCCGCCTGATGTCGCAGGCACTGCGGAAGATCACCGGTGCGCTGAACAACTCGGGCACCACCGCGATCTTCATCAACCAGCTGCGCGAGAAGATCGGCGTGATGTTCGGGTCTCCCGAGACCACCACCGGTGGTAAGGCGCTGAAGTTCTACGCCTCGGTCCGGCTCGACGTCCGTCGCATCGAGACCCTGAAAGACGGTACCGACGCTGTCGGTAACCGCACCCGGGTCAAGGTCGTCAAGAACAAGATGAGCCCGCCGTTCAAGCAGGCCGAGTTCGACATCATCTACGGCCAGGGCATCTCCCGTGAGGGAGGCCTGATCGACATGGGTGTCGAACACTCGTTCATCCGTAAGTCGGGTGCCTGGTACACGTACGAGGGCGACCAGCTCGGCCAGGGTAAGGAGAACGCGCGCGGGTTCCTGCGCGACAACCCCGACCTGGCGAACGAGCTGGAGAAGAAGATCAAGGAAAAGCTTGGTGTGGGCGCAAAGGTGGACGCCCCCGCCGAGGTCGCGGTCAGCTTCTGA
- a CDS encoding regulatory protein RecX → MTEDQRRSRGVPEGGTPGLASVHDLFSGRPGGAAKRSTGKSARKDDASSSEVVSLDGTKLNRHDLRDMIAQKEAEWREAPAGDDDPGQASTGPELQPQWSNPDWVPRASRAADDDPAGAHDRGADQGFEGETRRGRTASGGRGAVGRGVSGRGARGRDPSGRDFSGRGSFDRDASEHDSSRPDSSDRDSSDQGSSGRSSGRRSSGGGFGRRGGLNRGAGFGRPGASRDLDADPEASDAADGSAEKTRRSARPSADPTEDAREILLKQLSAGPRTRAQLAKVLAQKEIPDDVAAAVLDRFEEVDLVDDAAFSHQYVENRHTGRGLAKRALAYELRQKGVAEETAREALDTLSSDDELATARELVRKKARSMTKDDPERRMRRLAGMLARKGYSSGIAYQAIREELADLGAEGLLDHPDFD, encoded by the coding sequence ATGACCGAAGACCAGCGACGGTCCCGGGGTGTCCCGGAGGGGGGCACCCCGGGGCTGGCGTCTGTCCACGATCTCTTCTCCGGCCGTCCAGGTGGCGCCGCGAAACGCAGCACGGGGAAGAGCGCCAGGAAAGACGACGCTTCCAGCAGCGAGGTCGTCAGTCTCGACGGCACGAAGCTGAATCGGCACGACCTGCGCGACATGATCGCCCAGAAGGAAGCCGAGTGGCGTGAAGCCCCGGCCGGTGACGACGATCCCGGTCAGGCATCCACCGGGCCGGAGCTGCAGCCGCAGTGGTCCAACCCCGACTGGGTACCTCGCGCGAGCAGAGCCGCGGACGATGATCCGGCGGGTGCTCACGACCGTGGCGCCGACCAGGGTTTCGAGGGCGAGACCCGCCGTGGCCGAACGGCTTCGGGTGGTCGTGGCGCGGTCGGGCGTGGCGTCTCCGGCCGGGGTGCCCGGGGGCGTGATCCTTCCGGCCGTGACTTCTCTGGCCGTGGTTCCTTCGACCGAGACGCTTCAGAGCATGACTCTTCGCGGCCTGACTCTTCGGATCGTGACTCCTCGGACCAGGGTTCTTCGGGTCGTTCCTCGGGTCGGCGTTCTTCCGGCGGGGGGTTCGGGCGACGGGGCGGCCTGAATCGCGGCGCTGGCTTCGGCCGACCGGGGGCCTCGCGTGACCTGGATGCTGATCCCGAGGCTTCCGACGCCGCCGACGGTAGTGCCGAGAAGACCCGCCGATCGGCCCGGCCGTCGGCCGACCCGACGGAAGACGCCCGGGAGATCCTGCTCAAGCAGCTCTCGGCCGGTCCGCGCACTCGTGCGCAACTGGCGAAAGTGCTGGCACAGAAGGAGATTCCCGACGACGTCGCGGCGGCGGTGCTCGACCGGTTCGAAGAGGTCGATCTGGTGGACGACGCTGCGTTCTCCCACCAGTACGTCGAGAACCGGCACACCGGGCGGGGACTGGCCAAGCGGGCCCTGGCCTATGAACTGCGGCAGAAGGGCGTCGCTGAGGAGACGGCCCGCGAGGCGCTCGACACCCTCAGCTCCGACGACGAACTCGCCACGGCTCGTGAACTCGTGCGGAAGAAGGCCCGCAGCATGACGAAGGACGACCCGGAACGCCGCATGCGCCGCCTGGCCGGCATGCTCGCGCGCAAGGGCTACAGCTCAGGCATCGCTTATCAGGCCATCCGTGAGGAATTGGCCGATCTGGGCGCCGAGGGTCTGCTCGATCACCCGGACTTCGACTGA
- a CDS encoding PRC-barrel domain-containing protein: protein MNVKPQEARELVGRPIHDARGEHLGDVSGVYFNDSGHTFDWLSIISGDATAFVPAGGLRDDQERLTLPFSGDVLDNQPHIEPHDGALSNAQVARLHEFFHTFDGHTRITTASEGEPLATPPTDDDVPFTGRGHEAAFGTGATRADEPHDVTLQGNGNFAP, encoded by the coding sequence GTGAACGTGAAGCCTCAAGAGGCCCGTGAGCTGGTGGGCCGTCCGATCCACGACGCCCGGGGCGAGCACCTCGGAGACGTCAGTGGGGTGTATTTCAACGATTCCGGTCATACCTTCGACTGGTTGTCCATCATCTCCGGCGACGCGACGGCCTTCGTACCGGCCGGCGGGCTCCGCGACGACCAGGAACGACTGACCCTGCCCTTCTCCGGTGACGTGCTGGACAACCAGCCCCACATCGAGCCGCACGACGGCGCCCTGTCGAACGCGCAGGTGGCGCGGCTGCACGAGTTCTTCCACACCTTCGACGGACACACCCGCATCACGACCGCGAGCGAGGGTGAACCGCTCGCCACCCCTCCGACGGACGATGACGTGCCTTTCACCGGGCGAGGCCACGAGGCCGCTTTCGGCACCGGGGCAACGCGTGCGGACGAACCCCACGACGTGACCCTGCAGGGCAACGGAAACTTCGCGCCCTGA
- a CDS encoding PRC-barrel domain-containing protein codes for MTLTSEEARTYVGLTVFDATEMMVGEADGIWFDDATGVPAWMSFSTSFFVERDAFVPATRIKPFARGLLVPLLSDDIRAMPRIKPRDHVLSGAQVARLHEFFGTFSGEHFTTAHEGAPQFPRPNTVPDPHTLFKGRAHETAFGTGAPGPNEPHDVTLQGTGNHAP; via the coding sequence ATGACTCTGACCAGTGAAGAAGCCCGGACATACGTCGGCCTCACTGTTTTCGACGCCACCGAGATGATGGTGGGCGAGGCCGACGGGATCTGGTTCGACGACGCCACCGGCGTTCCGGCCTGGATGTCGTTCAGCACCAGTTTCTTCGTGGAACGGGACGCCTTCGTCCCGGCCACCCGGATCAAGCCGTTCGCCCGGGGCCTGCTCGTGCCCCTGCTCTCCGACGACATCCGCGCCATGCCCCGGATCAAGCCACGTGACCACGTGCTGTCCGGCGCGCAGGTGGCCCGGCTGCACGAGTTCTTCGGCACCTTCTCGGGTGAGCACTTCACCACCGCGCATGAGGGCGCACCACAGTTCCCCCGGCCGAACACGGTGCCCGACCCACACACGCTGTTCAAGGGCCGGGCCCACGAAACCGCCTTCGGCACAGGCGCTCCCGGACCGAACGAACCCCACGACGTGACGTTGCAGGGCACCGGCAACCACGCGCCCTGA
- a CDS encoding amino acid ABC transporter permease — MSTSQLSVLYDAPGPKARRRALIGSIAVGLAVLAVAYVVYARLNDQGQFDRERWAPLFDPSDELFDPVWEILWSGFRKTMTAAALAIVLSVAIGTILGVARVMFRPAPRVPLVVVIEVLRGLPVIVLIYMAYQLLPDLGVNYDPLPGENALWYVVVGLTAYNSVVIAEILRAGVASLPRGQREAGLVIGLTPLQTMVQIQLPQAFRTMLPALISQIVVILKDTSLISFIGGYDELLTTAKRIFQTANNPLQTLLLVGLIFIIINFALSQLAVYAERRMSRRSAGRGINPIHLDPSSAGSTTA; from the coding sequence ATGAGCACGTCGCAGCTGAGCGTCCTCTACGACGCCCCGGGGCCCAAGGCCCGCCGGCGGGCCCTGATCGGCAGCATCGCCGTCGGCCTGGCTGTCCTGGCCGTCGCCTACGTGGTCTACGCGCGCCTGAACGACCAGGGCCAGTTCGACCGCGAGCGCTGGGCCCCGTTGTTCGACCCGTCGGACGAGCTCTTCGACCCGGTCTGGGAAATCCTGTGGAGCGGTTTCCGGAAGACCATGACAGCGGCCGCACTGGCGATCGTGCTGTCCGTGGCGATCGGGACGATCCTGGGTGTGGCCCGGGTGATGTTCCGCCCGGCCCCGCGGGTGCCGCTGGTCGTGGTGATCGAGGTCCTGCGTGGCCTGCCCGTGATCGTGCTGATCTACATGGCTTACCAGCTGCTGCCCGACCTGGGCGTGAACTACGACCCGCTGCCCGGCGAGAACGCCCTCTGGTACGTGGTGGTCGGTCTGACCGCCTACAACTCGGTGGTCATCGCGGAGATCCTGCGGGCCGGGGTGGCGTCGCTGCCGCGGGGCCAGCGGGAGGCCGGGCTCGTCATCGGCCTGACGCCGCTGCAGACCATGGTCCAGATCCAGCTGCCCCAGGCGTTCCGCACGATGCTGCCTGCGCTCATCAGCCAGATCGTGGTGATCCTCAAGGACACGTCGCTGATCTCGTTCATCGGTGGCTACGACGAGCTGCTCACCACGGCCAAGCGGATCTTCCAGACGGCGAACAACCCGCTGCAGACGCTACTGCTGGTGGGCCTGATCTTCATCATCATCAACTTCGCCCTGTCCCAGCTGGCGGTCTACGCCGAGCGGCGGATGTCGCGCCGGTCGGCCGGGCGCGGGATCAACCCGATCCATCTCGATCCCAGCAGTGCGGGCAGCACCACCGCCTGA
- a CDS encoding amino acid ABC transporter permease translates to MNVITENFDLFFQGFLKTLGICIICMFGTLALGTVVAGFRVSPVAPLRGVGTMYVNVVRNCPLTVVLFLIAFGLPEIGINQSYYTFGCAALIIYTAAFVCEALRSGINAIPAGQAEAARAIGLTFTQNLSSVILPQAFRTAIPPVGSVIIAMIKNSAILGAFGVSGDLLGNAILLTSSRGQDPTPVYLSIGFFFLLITIPAGLLLMYLERKAVILR, encoded by the coding sequence ATGAACGTCATCACGGAGAACTTCGACCTGTTCTTCCAGGGATTCCTGAAAACCCTTGGCATCTGCATCATCTGCATGTTCGGGACCCTGGCCCTGGGAACCGTCGTCGCCGGGTTCCGGGTCTCCCCCGTGGCACCGTTGCGGGGTGTCGGCACGATGTACGTGAACGTGGTGCGCAACTGCCCCCTCACGGTCGTGTTGTTCCTCATCGCCTTCGGACTGCCCGAGATCGGGATCAACCAGTCCTACTACACGTTCGGCTGCGCGGCGCTGATCATCTACACCGCGGCCTTCGTCTGTGAGGCGCTGCGGTCGGGCATCAACGCCATCCCCGCCGGCCAGGCCGAGGCCGCCCGGGCGATCGGCCTCACCTTCACCCAGAACCTGAGCTCGGTGATCCTGCCGCAGGCCTTCCGCACCGCGATCCCGCCCGTCGGCAGCGTCATCATCGCGATGATCAAGAACTCGGCCATCCTCGGTGCCTTCGGCGTCAGCGGTGACCTGCTGGGCAACGCCATCCTGCTGACCAGCTCCCGGGGGCAGGACCCGACCCCGGTCTACCTCAGCATCGGCTTCTTCTTCCTGCTGATCACCATTCCCGCAGGGCTGCTTCTCATGTATCTCGAGCGCAAGGCGGTGATCCTGCGATGA
- a CDS encoding glutamate ABC transporter substrate-binding protein, translating into MKTSTLRSPRRLRTAKVAAVVAVGVLALTACGGGSDSDDTGDAEATQATFEAGTTMETLQKAGKITIGTKFDQPGFGLKGLTDEPEGFDVEIAKIIAEGLGIDDDNITWVETPSAVRETKIEDGEVSLVAATYTINDERKERITFAGPYYEAGQQVMVRSDDSAITGPESFKANPDLKVCSVAGSTPADNISSYLASKSQLVTFDVYSKCADALRTNQVDAVTTDNVILLGLVGASEGKFKVVGDTFTKEPYGIGIKKGDTAFCQYIVDTLKKASEDGSYEEAWTETAGKVEGSTVPTLPTADACA; encoded by the coding sequence ATGAAGACCAGCACCCTGCGTTCCCCCCGCCGCCTGCGCACCGCCAAGGTCGCGGCCGTGGTCGCGGTCGGCGTCCTGGCCCTCACCGCCTGCGGCGGGGGTAGCGACAGCGACGACACCGGCGACGCGGAGGCCACCCAGGCCACCTTCGAGGCCGGTACGACGATGGAGACCCTGCAGAAGGCCGGCAAGATCACCATCGGCACCAAGTTCGACCAGCCCGGCTTCGGCCTCAAGGGCCTGACCGACGAGCCCGAGGGCTTCGACGTCGAGATCGCCAAGATCATCGCCGAGGGCCTGGGCATCGACGACGACAACATCACCTGGGTGGAGACCCCCTCCGCCGTGCGTGAGACCAAGATCGAGGACGGCGAGGTCAGCCTGGTCGCCGCCACCTACACGATCAACGACGAGCGCAAGGAACGGATCACGTTCGCCGGCCCGTACTACGAGGCCGGCCAGCAGGTCATGGTGCGCAGCGACGACAGCGCGATCACCGGACCGGAGAGCTTCAAGGCGAACCCCGACCTCAAGGTCTGCTCGGTCGCCGGCTCCACGCCCGCCGACAACATCAGCTCGTACCTGGCGAGCAAGAGCCAGCTCGTCACGTTCGACGTCTACAGCAAGTGTGCGGACGCTCTGCGCACGAACCAGGTGGACGCGGTCACGACCGACAACGTCATCCTGCTGGGCCTGGTCGGCGCGTCCGAGGGCAAGTTCAAGGTCGTCGGCGACACCTTCACCAAGGAGCCGTACGGCATCGGCATCAAGAAGGGCGACACCGCCTTCTGCCAGTACATCGTCGACACGCTGAAGAAGGCGTCGGAGGACGGCTCGTACGAGGAAGCCTGGACCGAGACGGCCGGCAAGGTCGAGGGCTCGACCGTGCCCACCCTGCCCACGGCTGACGCCTGCGCCTGA
- a CDS encoding amino acid ABC transporter ATP-binding protein, giving the protein MVRLTGVNKHFGALHVLRDINLTVTAGEVVVVIGPSGSGKSTLCRTINRLETIDTGTIELDGRPLPEEGKALANLRSDVGMVFQSFNLFAHKTVLENVTLGPIKVRKAKKADAEQQALALLERVGVATQKDKYPAQLSGGQQQRVAIARALAMKPKVMLFDEPTSALDPEMINEVLDVMTSLAKEGMTMVVVTHEMGFARRAADRVVFMADGQIVEQAPPSTFFTSPSSDRARDFLSKILTH; this is encoded by the coding sequence CTGGTCAGGCTGACCGGCGTCAACAAGCATTTCGGCGCCCTGCACGTACTGCGCGACATCAATCTCACCGTCACCGCGGGAGAGGTGGTCGTGGTGATCGGTCCGTCCGGTTCAGGGAAGTCAACCCTGTGCCGAACGATTAACCGGCTCGAAACAATCGATACGGGAACGATCGAACTCGACGGCAGGCCGCTGCCGGAAGAGGGCAAGGCCCTGGCCAATCTCCGCTCCGACGTCGGAATGGTATTCCAGTCGTTCAACCTGTTCGCCCACAAGACGGTTCTCGAGAACGTCACGCTGGGCCCGATCAAGGTGCGCAAGGCCAAGAAGGCCGACGCCGAGCAGCAGGCCCTGGCCCTGCTCGAGCGGGTCGGCGTGGCCACCCAGAAGGACAAGTACCCGGCTCAGCTCTCGGGTGGCCAGCAGCAGCGCGTGGCGATCGCCCGGGCCCTGGCGATGAAGCCGAAGGTGATGCTCTTCGACGAGCCCACCTCCGCGCTCGACCCGGAAATGATCAACGAGGTGCTCGACGTCATGACTTCCCTTGCCAAGGAAGGAATGACGATGGTCGTGGTGACCCATGAGATGGGCTTCGCCCGCCGGGCCGCCGACCGCGTGGTGTTCATGGCCGACGGCCAGATCGTCGAACAGGCGCCGCCGAGCACCTTCTTCACCAGCCCCAGCAGCGACCGGGCGCGGGACTTCCTCTCCAAGATCCTGACGCACTAA
- a CDS encoding response regulator transcription factor has translation MRVLLVEDDARLGAALSDVLRVHGMEVEHVTTARMALARLNAQTEAVVLDLGLPDRDGFEVCSRIRRTHDVPILIATARSDLTARVHGLNLGADDYLVKPYDVRELLARLHAIARRHRREPAALGPGIAESVADEPELRTTPTTDDAQPVEELPPLSAEEVVIDVSSRTVIKGGKSIPLTRKEFDLLALLARHPGVVFRREQIISEVWQSTWDGLGRTLEVHVAAVRSKTKSPGLIETVRGVGYRLAIGAASSTWS, from the coding sequence ATGCGTGTGCTTCTGGTTGAGGACGATGCGCGGCTCGGTGCCGCGTTGTCCGACGTGTTGCGGGTGCACGGCATGGAGGTCGAGCACGTGACCACCGCTCGCATGGCACTCGCCCGTCTGAACGCCCAGACCGAGGCCGTCGTGCTCGACCTCGGTCTGCCCGACCGGGACGGGTTCGAGGTGTGCAGCCGGATCCGCCGTACCCACGACGTACCGATCCTCATCGCCACGGCGCGCTCCGACCTCACGGCCCGTGTGCACGGACTCAACCTGGGCGCCGACGACTACCTGGTGAAGCCGTACGACGTGCGCGAGCTGCTGGCGCGTCTGCACGCGATCGCCCGCCGGCACCGGCGCGAGCCGGCCGCGCTCGGTCCGGGTATCGCGGAGTCGGTGGCCGACGAGCCGGAATTGAGGACGACGCCCACGACCGACGACGCACAGCCGGTGGAGGAACTCCCGCCGTTGTCCGCGGAGGAGGTCGTCATCGACGTCAGTAGCCGCACGGTGATCAAGGGCGGCAAGTCCATCCCCCTGACCCGCAAGGAGTTCGACCTGCTGGCGCTCCTGGCGCGGCACCCGGGCGTGGTGTTCCGGCGGGAGCAGATCATCAGCGAGGTCTGGCAGTCCACCTGGGACGGACTGGGCCGCACGCTGGAGGTGCACGTGGCCGCCGTGCGGTCCAAGACCAAGTCACCGGGCCTGATCGAGACGGTGCGCGGGGTGGGCTACCGTCTGGCGATCGGTGCCGCGAGCAGCACCTGGTCCTGA
- a CDS encoding HAMP domain-containing sensor histidine kinase — protein sequence MRTRLSALLLLLMGVVLASLGVPLMTGIASDEARTMHTDRMADLSLFVSTVPFAPDAGAVEVQALERDLSRYEELYGISVTVYDAARRPRFSGHDDPTTELDPAEDAALDTALSGRLTEVWDQIQPWDDEPLVAAQPVVRDGDVVGAVVSVSPVERAANRVLQRWSILLALELVAMIGAVALADRLARWLLKPVERLDEAAHQISAGDLSARVPTGSGPPELRRLETSFNEMAVHVQGAVEAQRAFVADASHQLRNPLAALLMRLEALNLAAGMPGTSAARQTEAMERALADGKHLAGTLDRMLALATVENAGAPAVPLDAAAVVDERLAFWMVVADRRDIHLVRRGVAHARAQHDAGALAGALDAVLDNALKYSPEGGTVTVDVRPVTLFLPTPPEPPPVPLGGPGSSSVLALVTDPPNPPGPMDDGVLVTVTDDGPGVATEDLPRVSDRFWRSQDAEQEGTGLGMSIAKTLVERHDGTMEVDTGEEGGLRVTLWLPPVPGPR from the coding sequence ATGAGGACGCGTCTCTCCGCTCTGCTGTTGTTGCTGATGGGTGTGGTGCTCGCGTCCCTGGGGGTGCCGCTGATGACCGGTATCGCCTCCGACGAGGCGCGGACCATGCACACCGACCGGATGGCCGACCTCTCGTTGTTCGTCAGCACCGTGCCGTTCGCCCCGGACGCCGGCGCCGTCGAGGTGCAGGCGCTCGAGCGTGACCTGAGCCGTTACGAGGAGCTCTACGGCATCTCGGTGACCGTGTACGACGCCGCCCGCCGACCCCGGTTCAGCGGCCACGACGACCCCACCACCGAACTGGACCCGGCGGAGGACGCCGCCCTCGACACGGCGCTGTCCGGCCGGCTCACCGAGGTCTGGGACCAGATCCAGCCCTGGGACGACGAGCCCCTGGTGGCCGCCCAGCCGGTGGTGCGCGACGGGGACGTCGTGGGCGCGGTGGTGAGTGTGTCGCCGGTGGAACGGGCGGCGAACCGGGTGCTGCAGCGCTGGTCGATCCTGCTCGCCCTGGAACTGGTCGCCATGATCGGAGCCGTGGCGCTGGCCGACCGGCTGGCCCGCTGGCTGCTCAAACCCGTCGAGCGCCTGGACGAGGCCGCACACCAGATCTCCGCCGGGGATCTGTCCGCCCGGGTGCCCACCGGCTCCGGTCCTCCGGAACTACGCCGTCTGGAGACCTCTTTCAACGAGATGGCGGTGCACGTGCAAGGCGCCGTCGAGGCCCAGCGCGCCTTCGTCGCCGATGCCAGCCACCAGCTGCGCAACCCGCTCGCCGCGCTGCTCATGCGGCTCGAGGCGCTGAACCTGGCCGCCGGGATGCCCGGCACATCAGCGGCCCGGCAGACCGAGGCGATGGAACGCGCACTGGCCGACGGCAAGCACCTGGCCGGCACCCTCGACCGGATGCTCGCGCTGGCCACGGTCGAGAACGCCGGCGCCCCCGCCGTCCCGCTCGACGCCGCCGCGGTGGTGGACGAGCGGCTGGCCTTCTGGATGGTCGTCGCCGACCGTCGCGACATCCATCTGGTGCGGCGGGGAGTCGCGCACGCCCGCGCTCAGCACGATGCCGGGGCCCTGGCCGGGGCGCTCGACGCCGTCCTCGACAACGCCCTCAAGTACTCACCGGAAGGCGGCACCGTCACGGTCGACGTGCGTCCTGTGACCTTGTTCCTCCCGACCCCGCCGGAACCGCCGCCCGTCCCGCTCGGTGGGCCCGGTTCGTCCTCTGTTCTGGCCCTGGTGACCGACCCCCCGAACCCTCCGGGACCGATGGACGACGGGGTGCTGGTGACCGTGACCGACGACGGGCCGGGTGTGGCGACCGAGGACCTGCCCCGGGTGTCGGACCGGTTCTGGCGCTCGCAGGACGCCGAGCAGGAGGGCACCGGGCTGGGCATGTCGATCGCGAAGACCCTGGTGGAACGGCACGACGGCACGATGGAGGTGGACACGGGGGAGGAGGGCGGCCTGCGCGTGACGCTCTGGCTGCCGCCGGTGCCGGGCCCCCGCTGA
- a CDS encoding TAXI family TRAP transporter solute-binding subunit, with product MRQARALVLAVLLVLPLACSASSSEQALSESEPIADRIVITSGTTAGVYYAWATALKQQLKEAHPSLDVVVLPSSGSIENLSRLSAGTADLAVSAGDAAENRNGVGAADDVSSDVPLRAIARIYDDYYHVVVPAGSSLRTFSDLAGKKVAVGDPGSGTALIARRLLGLAGIKVQEKGLGIVDGLDALRDGEVDAVFWSGGVPTTAVENARRTSPLRLIGLDGLPRRMRATYGSVYRPAAIPPGRYGVSEQVDTLALANMLVARADADDDLVTAVISTIFEHREAIAAAAPAANQTDLRSAILTGGLDLHPAAVAYYRRQKL from the coding sequence ATGCGGCAGGCCCGGGCACTCGTTCTCGCGGTGCTCCTTGTGCTGCCCCTGGCCTGTTCGGCCTCCAGCAGCGAGCAGGCGCTGAGCGAGAGTGAGCCGATCGCCGACCGGATCGTGATCACGTCGGGCACCACGGCCGGGGTCTACTACGCGTGGGCGACGGCGCTGAAGCAACAGCTGAAGGAGGCGCATCCCTCGCTCGACGTGGTGGTGCTGCCCTCCTCCGGGAGCATCGAGAACCTGTCCCGACTCAGCGCGGGGACGGCCGATCTGGCGGTGAGCGCGGGGGACGCGGCGGAGAACCGCAACGGGGTGGGGGCCGCCGACGACGTGAGCAGCGATGTGCCGTTGCGCGCGATCGCCCGGATCTACGACGACTACTACCACGTGGTCGTGCCCGCCGGATCGTCGTTGCGGACGTTCTCGGACCTGGCCGGGAAGAAGGTCGCCGTCGGTGACCCGGGTTCGGGTACGGCGCTGATCGCGCGTCGGCTGCTCGGGCTGGCGGGCATCAAGGTGCAGGAGAAAGGACTCGGGATCGTCGACGGTCTCGACGCCCTGCGCGACGGTGAGGTGGACGCGGTGTTCTGGTCGGGCGGTGTGCCCACGACCGCGGTCGAGAATGCCCGGCGCACCAGCCCGCTACGCCTGATCGGGCTGGACGGCCTGCCGCGCCGGATGCGGGCCACGTACGGCTCCGTCTACCGGCCCGCGGCGATCCCGCCCGGCCGTTACGGCGTCTCCGAGCAGGTCGACACGCTCGCCCTGGCCAACATGCTGGTGGCGCGGGCGGACGCGGACGACGACCTGGTCACGGCGGTGATCTCGACGATCTTCGAGCACCGGGAAGCGATCGCCGCGGCCGCGCCGGCCGCGAACCAGACCGACCTGCGCTCGGCCATCCTCACCGGTGGGCTGGACCTGCACCCGGCGGCCGTCGCGTACTACCGGCGGCAGAAGCTCTAG